A genome region from Brooklawnia propionicigenes includes the following:
- the fbaA gene encoding class II fructose-bisphosphate aldolase: protein MPIASPEVYQEMFAKAKAGGYAYPAINVTSSQTVIAAIRGFAEAGSDGIIQVSTGGAEYASGSTVKDMVTGAVALAEFARVVAKNYPVNIGLHTDHCQKEKLDKYVNPLIALSQERVDRGEDPLFNSHMWDGSAVPVEENLQIAEELLKRTSKAKQILEIEVGAVGGEEDGVVGEINDKLYSTVADGMRTLEVLGLGEQGKYITALTFGNVHGVYKPGNVKLRPEVLKEIQDACGAKYGVDKPFDLVFHGGSGSTPQEIADAVSYGVVKMNIDTDTQYAFTRPVVDFMLKNYEGVLKIDGEVGNKKQYDPRTWGKAAEGGMAARIIEACQQLGSAGTHTD from the coding sequence ATGCCTATCGCAAGCCCTGAGGTCTACCAGGAGATGTTCGCCAAGGCGAAGGCAGGCGGCTACGCCTACCCGGCGATCAACGTGACCTCGTCGCAGACCGTGATCGCTGCCATCCGAGGCTTCGCTGAGGCCGGCTCGGACGGCATCATCCAGGTATCCACTGGCGGTGCGGAGTATGCGTCCGGATCGACGGTCAAGGACATGGTTACCGGTGCTGTGGCGCTCGCCGAGTTTGCCCGCGTGGTCGCCAAGAACTACCCCGTCAACATCGGTCTGCACACCGACCACTGCCAGAAGGAGAAGCTCGACAAGTACGTCAACCCCCTGATCGCACTCTCGCAGGAGCGCGTCGACCGCGGCGAGGATCCGCTGTTCAACTCCCACATGTGGGACGGCTCGGCTGTTCCGGTCGAGGAGAACCTGCAGATCGCCGAGGAGTTGCTCAAGCGCACGTCGAAGGCCAAGCAGATCCTCGAGATCGAGGTCGGCGCGGTCGGCGGCGAAGAGGACGGCGTCGTCGGTGAGATCAACGACAAGCTCTACTCGACCGTCGCCGACGGCATGCGCACCCTCGAGGTGCTCGGCCTGGGTGAGCAGGGCAAGTACATCACCGCGTTGACCTTCGGCAACGTGCACGGCGTCTACAAGCCCGGCAATGTGAAGCTGCGCCCCGAGGTACTCAAGGAGATCCAGGATGCCTGTGGCGCCAAGTACGGCGTCGACAAGCCGTTCGACCTGGTCTTCCACGGCGGTTCGGGTTCGACCCCCCAGGAGATCGCCGACGCCGTGAGCTATGGCGTGGTCAAGATGAACATCGACACCGACACCCAGTACGCGTTCACTCGTCCGGTGGTCGACTTCATGCTGAAGAACTACGAGGGCGTGTTGAAGATCGACGGTGAGGTCGGCAACAAGAAGCAGTACGACCCGCGCACCTGGGGCAAGGCTGCCGAGGGCGGCATGGCCGCTCGCATCATCGAGGCCTGCCAGCAGCTCGGCTCGGC